A genomic segment from Papilio machaon chromosome 20, ilPapMach1.1, whole genome shotgun sequence encodes:
- the LOC106711494 gene encoding immediate early response 3-interacting protein 1, with translation MLTLWNLFEASLLCLNAVCVLHEERFMQKMGWGANVSEQGFVDQSSMKFQILNLVRSIRTVTRIPLIILNILTIIFKLLFG, from the exons atgcTAACCCTGTGGAATTTATTTGAGGCTTCTTTGCTTTGCCTCAATGCAGTTTGTGTCCTTCACGAAGAAAGGTTTATGCAAAAGA TGGGATGGGGTGCAAATGTCTCTGAACAAGGCTTCGTGGATCAGTCGTCCATGAAATTCCAAATTTTAAACCTTGTGCGATCCATAAGAACAGTGACAAGGa taccactgattattttaaatatacttacaattatatttaaattgctgTTTGGGTAG
- the LOC106711389 gene encoding snRNA-activating protein complex subunit 3 has protein sequence MEGEEKSFTILKCPITVPVSLDATQNSNHSKMTQDEVKEVNMYAPDIGPKFYPVKGNVVTAPIITKNLPEAFSSLPICGRPESKDLLEQYQDQKIRDYVGGGLSEEEFGKLAKYCSPNHLRTGKELTMDTNVPALGILPPKKDDKVYEEGNQLNIVNKFKLRVEKDKTNLFVKKLKYRGMRLLPLTTEDEDDAEKNGTPLEPGKDILYRVRFYRPFMCGKERNNSRHSVFTCDVVLCGESRLSALRERIVCANDVDVRVDVSANPTDLPHTTAKELFPSGFMFINNVFYVDSREGRVDYTEPIRTWALRRGMGDFPKLDMHLVRLQDLVIRLGHPEVYIHQGNCEHLFTFSEVRLLGPRELVMAHQLPRHTAVLQHQTVYCTTCAEFGAKWVVVGCPRVPFDPAFFCDTCFMLYLYIDGKKIGQFKAYSYRGNEINTLKPLG, from the exons ATGGAAGGTGAAGAAAAATCGTTTACTATATTAAAGTGCCCTATAACTGTACCTGTCTCATTAGATGCTACTCAGAACTCGAATCATAGTAAAATGACCCAAGATGAAGTCAAAGAAGTTAATATGTACGCGCCAGATATAGGGCCAAAATTTTATCCAGTCAAAGGCAATGTGGTGACAGCACCAATAATTACGAAGAATCTTCCAGAAGCATTTAGTTCCCTACCTATTTGTGGGCGTCCTGAATCGAAAGATCTCTTAGAGCAGTATCAAGATCAGAAGATCAGAGATTACGTTGGAGGTGGATTGAGTGAAGAAGAATTTGGCAAGCTTGCCAAATACTGCAG tcccAATCATCTAAGAACTGGTAAGGAACTTACAATGGACACAAATGTCCCAGCATTAGGTATTCTGCCTCCTAAAAAAGATGATAAAGTTTATGAAGAGGGTAACCAACTTAATATTGTCAACAAGTTTAAGTTACGTGTGGAGAAAGACAAGACAAACTTGTTTGTGAAGAAGTTGAAGTACAGGGGGATGAGATTGCTGCCACTTACAACTGAG GATGAGGATGATGCAGAGAAAAATGGAACCCCACTTGAACCAGGCAAAGACATACTGTACAGAGTGCGCTTTTATAGACCTTTTATGTGTGGCAAAGAAAGAAAT AACTCCCGTCACTCAGTGTTCACATGTGACGTGGTGTTGTGTGGTGAGAGCCGGCTGTCGGCGCTGCGCGAGCGCATCGTGTGCGCCAATGACGTGGACGTGCGCGTCGACGTCTCCGCAAACCCCACAGACTTGCCGCACACCACCGCCAAG GAATTGTTTCCATCGGGGTTCATGTTCATAAACAATGTATTCTACGTGGACTCACGCGAGGGCCGCGTGGACTACACGGAGCCCATCCGCACGTGGGCGCTGCGCCGCGGTATGGGCGACTTCCCCAAGCTGGACATGCACCTCGTGCGCCTTCAGGACCTCGTCATACGTCTCGGACATCCAGAG GTGTACATCCACCAGGGCAACTGCGAGCACCTGTTCACGTTCTCCGAGGTGCGGCTGCTGGGTCCGCGGGAGCTGGTGATGGCGCACCAGCTGCCCCGACACACGGCAGTGCTGCAGCACCAGACCGTGTACTGCACCACCTGCGCGGAGTTCGGCGCCAAGTGGGTGGTGGTCGGATGTCCTCGGGTGCCCTTCGATCCCGCCTTCTTCTGTGACACCTGCTTCATGTTGTATCTCTACATCGACGGCAAGAAGATAGGACAATTCAAGGCGTATTCTTATAGAGGCAACGAGATAAATACTTTGAAACCGCTcggttaa